The proteins below come from a single Mercenaria mercenaria strain notata chromosome 3, MADL_Memer_1, whole genome shotgun sequence genomic window:
- the LOC123525482 gene encoding uncharacterized protein LOC123525482, which translates to MVDFHVTLNVAMVIAAVLGELVSFFFYNHHSAWGRSIGERYLLSAIVCDAVLVVVIKWIMGQYFTIRNWEDAAILAFWLSLIFFALEAPHVVHDHRSLSYFLGHWLHKFCVLFVMIFALFYFRNY; encoded by the exons atggtTGACTTCCACGTTACGTTGAACGTTGCTATGGTGATAGCAGCGGTGTTAGGAGAGCTTGTCAGCTTCTTTTTCTACAACCATCACTCAGCCTGGGGCCGAAGCATCGGGGAACGTTACCTGCTTTCTGCTATCGTCTGCGACGCTGTTCTTGTAGTTGTAATAAAGTGGATCATGGG ACAGTACTTCACCATCAGAAATTGGGAGGACGCCGCCATCTTGGCTTTTTGGCTCAGTCTCATTTTCTTCGCTTTGGAGGCCCCGCACGTGGTTCACGATCACAGGAGTTTGTCGTACTTCCTCGGACACTGGCTTCACAAGTTCTGCGTTCTCTTCGTCATgatttttgctttgttttattttcgTAACTATTAG